From Parasteatoda tepidariorum isolate YZ-2023 chromosome 1, CAS_Ptep_4.0, whole genome shotgun sequence, one genomic window encodes:
- the LOC139425163 gene encoding uncharacterized protein, protein MDISPRKRIRIVTLSQHTSMTVRDIAETVGVGKSSVSRIIHMQKNLGTVSPKRKSKCGRKRKTTPRTDQFLLRNSKMHPLKTSTDLQRDLSATGVSIDASTVRRRLNEAGRIARKPIKNSY, encoded by the coding sequence atggatatcaGTCCCAGGAAAAGAATTCGAATTGTTACGCTTAGTCAGCATACATCTATGACTGTAAGGGATATTGCTGAAACAGTTGGAGTTGGAAAATCGAGTGTTTCGAGGATTATTCATATGCAAAAGAATTTGGGTACAGTGTCTCCGAAACGAAAGAGTAAATGTGGACGCAAACGCAAGACGACACCTCGAACAGACCAATTTCTATTACGAAATAGTAAAATGCATCCTCTCAAAACAAGCACAGACCTTCAGAGAGATTTATCAGCTACTGGTGTGAGCATCGATGCATCGACAGTCCGACGAAGGCTTAATGAAGCTGGGAGAATTGCaagaaaaccaataaaaaacaGCTATTAA